The Tepidibacillus fermentans genome has a window encoding:
- a CDS encoding histidine phosphatase family protein has translation MGNKIVKTKIFLVRHGQTDWNIERKYQGQQDIPLNEIGKAQALKVADRFFNEFQISAVYSSSLKRAKETAEEIAKRFQLTVQIHDGLRERNFGLLEGKKIEEVIKQYPGIHMGNIEKFGSFDIEPFHLLKSRVYLAVKELAKRHVGESIVLVSHGAAINALLHEVSKGKVGSGVTKLTNTGISRMIYDHQEDQWIIEQINDDSHVDI, from the coding sequence ATGGGGAATAAAATAGTGAAGACGAAAATATTTTTAGTCCGACACGGACAAACGGATTGGAATATAGAACGAAAATATCAAGGCCAACAAGATATCCCTTTAAATGAAATCGGAAAAGCTCAAGCATTAAAGGTTGCTGATCGATTTTTCAATGAGTTTCAGATTAGCGCAGTTTATTCCAGTAGTTTAAAACGAGCAAAAGAGACAGCAGAGGAAATTGCAAAACGTTTTCAATTAACGGTTCAAATTCATGATGGATTAAGAGAACGAAATTTTGGTTTACTTGAGGGGAAAAAAATTGAAGAGGTTATCAAGCAGTATCCGGGAATCCATATGGGGAATATCGAAAAGTTTGGTTCTTTTGATATCGAACCATTTCATTTATTGAAGAGCCGAGTCTATCTAGCAGTGAAAGAATTAGCAAAACGTCATGTGGGAGAGAGTATTGTTCTTGTAAGTCATGGTGCAGCGATTAATGCTTTGCTTCATGAAGTCAGTAAAGGGAAAGTTGGTTCAGGTGTAACAAAATTAACAAATACAGGGATATCTAGAATGATTTACGATCATCAAGAAGATCAATGGATCATTGAACAAATTAATGATGATTCGCATGTAGATATATAG
- the rpsD gene encoding 30S ribosomal protein S4 yields the protein MSRYTGPKHKLSRRVGISLSGTGKEMKRPYPPGQHGPGQRKKLSEYGLQLNEKQKLRYMYGLSEKQFANLFVKATKMHGVVGENFMVLLETRLDNLVYRLGLARTRQQARQLVNHGHVTVNGKKVDIPSYHVKVGDVIGLREKSRDLAIIREALEDRNYLPDYLTFDEKAMEGKLVRLPERSELPQEVNEKLIVEFYSR from the coding sequence ATGTCACGTTATACAGGACCAAAACACAAATTAAGTCGTCGTGTTGGAATTTCTTTAAGTGGTACAGGAAAAGAAATGAAACGTCCTTATCCACCAGGACAACATGGACCAGGCCAACGTAAAAAATTAAGCGAATATGGTCTACAATTAAATGAGAAGCAAAAGCTTCGCTATATGTATGGTTTAAGCGAAAAGCAATTCGCAAACCTATTTGTTAAAGCAACAAAAATGCATGGAGTTGTTGGTGAAAACTTCATGGTATTACTTGAGACTCGTTTAGATAACTTAGTTTATCGTTTAGGTCTTGCTCGTACTCGCCAACAAGCTCGTCAACTTGTGAACCATGGTCATGTCACTGTAAATGGTAAAAAGGTTGATATTCCTTCCTACCATGTAAAAGTAGGTGACGTGATTGGTCTTCGCGAAAAAAGTCGTGATTTAGCGATCATTAGAGAAGCTCTAGAAGATCGCAACTACCTACCAGATTACTTAACTTTTGATGAAAAAGCAATGGAAGGTAAATTGGTTCGTTTACCAGAGCGTTCTGAATTACCACAAGAAGTCAACGAAAAACTAATCGTTGAGTTCTATTCCAGATAA
- the trpB gene encoding tryptophan synthase subunit beta: protein MSLVEKIGFFGEFGGAYVPEQLQKVLEQLADTFEQFKDDTEFKQELDYYFNDYVGRPSPLYYAERLTKQLGGAKIYLKREDLNHTGAHKINNVLGQALLAKRMGVKRIIAETGAGQHGVATATACAMFGMDCVIYMGEEDTKRQALNVFRMEMLGAKVVPVTRGTRTLKDAVDVALEDLMENYENTFYLLGSAVGPHPYPTMVKHFQSVIGQEAREQILEKESRLPDYLIAAVGGGSNAIGLFAPFYDDKEVKMIGVEPGGKGIETGLHAAPLNDGIKAVIHGFRTYAMIDEKGEVKETHSIAAGLDYPGVGPEHSFYKDSKRAEYVSVTDEEALEAFRTLSKLEGIIPALESAHAVAYAMKLAPKLAEDQIVVVNLSGRGDKDVQQVYDMKS from the coding sequence ATGAGTTTAGTAGAGAAAATAGGTTTTTTTGGTGAGTTTGGTGGGGCATATGTTCCTGAACAATTACAAAAAGTATTGGAACAGTTAGCGGACACTTTTGAACAATTCAAGGATGATACAGAATTCAAACAAGAGCTAGATTATTATTTTAATGATTATGTCGGGCGCCCAAGTCCATTATATTATGCCGAAAGGCTAACCAAACAACTTGGCGGAGCGAAAATCTACTTAAAAAGAGAAGATTTGAACCACACTGGAGCACACAAAATTAATAATGTCCTTGGTCAAGCTCTTCTCGCCAAACGGATGGGCGTAAAACGCATAATTGCCGAAACGGGAGCAGGCCAACATGGAGTGGCAACAGCTACCGCTTGTGCCATGTTTGGGATGGATTGTGTCATCTATATGGGAGAAGAAGACACCAAACGGCAAGCGCTGAATGTTTTTCGCATGGAAATGCTAGGTGCAAAAGTCGTTCCTGTCACCAGAGGAACAAGGACATTAAAAGATGCGGTTGATGTAGCGTTAGAAGATCTGATGGAGAATTACGAAAACACCTTTTATTTGTTGGGTTCTGCGGTTGGACCTCATCCTTATCCAACGATGGTAAAGCATTTCCAATCTGTGATCGGCCAAGAGGCAAGAGAACAAATCTTAGAAAAAGAATCGAGATTGCCCGATTATTTGATTGCAGCTGTTGGTGGTGGAAGCAATGCGATTGGATTATTTGCTCCATTTTATGATGATAAAGAGGTCAAAATGATTGGTGTCGAGCCAGGAGGAAAAGGAATTGAAACAGGGCTACATGCTGCACCACTAAATGATGGAATAAAAGCCGTCATTCATGGTTTTAGGACATATGCGATGATTGATGAAAAAGGTGAAGTAAAAGAAACTCATTCCATTGCCGCAGGATTGGATTATCCAGGAGTTGGACCTGAGCATAGTTTTTATAAAGATTCTAAAAGAGCGGAATATGTCTCTGTAACGGATGAGGAAGCACTAGAAGCATTCCGTACATTGTCCAAGTTAGAAGGAATTATTCCTGCTTTAGAAAGCGCACATGCTGTTGCTTATGCGATGAAACTAGCACCTAAATTAGCAGAAGATCAAATCGTTGTTGTCAATCTATCCGGCCGTGGCGACAAAGATGTTCAACAAGTTTATGATATGAAATCATGA
- a CDS encoding pseudouridine synthase has product MARKEKQRLDKILAHIGFGTRKEIKKLVKEKRVKVNEEIVNDPGLHVWTGHDRIEVDEEEVQYREFIYLMMNKPQGVISATEDRYDEVVIDLLEPEHALFQPFPVGRLDKDTEGLLLLTNDGQLAHQLLSPKKHVSKTYYATIRGVVSEEDVELFKQGVVLDDGYQTLPGELKILKSGPESEIELTIYEGKFHQVKRMFEAVGKKVTYLKRLSMGPLTLDDDLEPGEYRELTDDEVKQLKSPELY; this is encoded by the coding sequence ATGGCACGGAAAGAAAAACAACGTTTAGATAAAATATTAGCCCATATTGGTTTTGGTACTCGTAAAGAAATTAAGAAATTAGTAAAAGAAAAGCGAGTGAAAGTAAACGAAGAAATTGTCAACGATCCAGGGTTACATGTATGGACAGGTCATGATCGAATTGAAGTAGATGAAGAAGAAGTTCAATATCGTGAGTTTATTTATCTGATGATGAACAAACCACAAGGTGTCATATCTGCGACAGAAGATCGTTATGATGAGGTTGTCATCGATTTATTAGAACCTGAACATGCACTTTTTCAACCGTTTCCTGTAGGTCGATTAGACAAAGATACAGAAGGATTATTACTTCTTACCAATGATGGTCAGTTGGCACATCAACTCTTATCTCCGAAGAAGCATGTATCTAAAACCTACTATGCAACGATTCGAGGAGTCGTTTCTGAAGAGGATGTAGAACTATTTAAACAAGGTGTCGTTTTAGATGATGGGTATCAAACGTTACCAGGGGAATTAAAGATATTAAAATCTGGCCCTGAATCAGAAATTGAGTTAACGATTTATGAAGGAAAGTTTCACCAGGTTAAACGAATGTTTGAAGCGGTTGGGAAAAAGGTAACTTACCTAAAACGGCTCTCAATGGGCCCTTTAACATTGGATGATGACCTTGAACCTGGAGAATATCGGGAATTAACAGATGATGAGGTCAAACAATTGAAAAGTCCGGAATTATATTGA